The Acetobacter oryzifermentans genomic interval CTAAAATGGTTGAACAACAACCATAATAACAATAATCATCATCAAGATAGTTGGCACTTCATTGGCAATACGATAAAATTTTTCTGAATGCCTATTATGGTCAGAAGAAAAATCTTTACACCAACGCGCACAACACCCATGAAAAACAAACATACAGAATACAGCAGTAAGTTTTGTATGCCACCATCCCGCATGCCAATTTACCCCACCTGGGGTCAACACAAGTAGCACACCAAAAAACAGGCTAGCACACATAGCCGGTGTCATAATTGCTTTCAAAAGTCTGCGTTCCATAATTTTAAACCGCAGATTTTCCTGTGATCCAACAGCAACCTGGCAATGATAAACAAATAATCGTGGCAGATAAAATAACCCGGCCATCCACGCCATAACAGACATGATATGAAAAGCTATCAGCCAACGTAACCACGGCAAAAGGGTATCTATAACCATCATCAACGCCCTTGCTGTTGCAAAGCTTTCTGAACCAAAGGCGCAAATTGTGAAAGATGGTTAATTCTTAAAATATTATTCCATTTTGGAATAGGGTTTCCTTCTGGCCTTAGCATCACACAAGCCATTCCGGCATCAACGGCTGCCTGTGCACCTGTATCACTGTCTTCCAGTACAAGACATTCTGCAGGAGAAACACCTTCTTCTTCTGCGGCTTTCAGATACACATCAGGTTTGGGTTTTGGAATTCCCATATCTCTTGCTGAGTGGATACGGTTTTTAAAAAAGTGCTCAAGATTGGTAATAGAAAACTTTGCATCCATCTCTTCTTGAGATGAATTGGATGCAACCCTTACAGGAACACCCATTTTTTGAATACTATTGAGCATATCATAAACGCCCTCAACAGGTTCAACACCTTCTTTCATGGCAACCACAAAGCGTTTTTGCATCATGCTTGCCCATCCAGCCCCTAGCTTTGCGCCAGTTTCCTGCTCAATCATGTGCTGTATTCCCGGCAACGCCATGCCGGAAAATACTTTTACTGCTTGCTTATCCGGCACGTTCATACCAACGCGCCGAGCTTCTTCTGCACTGATGCGACAACATGTTTCTTCGCTATCAACCAGAACACCATCGCAATCAAAAATAATAAGTTTGAGATGCCCTTGAGGGGAAAGAACGAGTGGTTGTTCTGCCATCAGGCTGTTTCCCTTATCGTGTTTACCAATTCCGCAACGTGTTCAACAGGTGTTTGTGGCAACACACCATGCCCTAAATTGAAAACATGCGCACGCCCTCGGCCAGCTTCACGAATAGCCAGTGCCTCACGCTTCATGGCATCTCCACCTGCCAATACAGAAACCGGGTCCAGATTACCTTGAATTCCAACATGCTCTGGCAGCATGGAACGCACAATTTCTATATCTGCCCCTGTATCCAGCGCCACAACATCTACGCC includes:
- the hemJ gene encoding protoporphyrinogen oxidase HemJ, which translates into the protein MVIDTLLPWLRWLIAFHIMSVMAWMAGLFYLPRLFVYHCQVAVGSQENLRFKIMERRLLKAIMTPAMCASLFFGVLLVLTPGGVNWHAGWWHTKLTAVFCMFVFHGCCARWCKDFSSDHNRHSEKFYRIANEVPTILMMIIVIMVVVQPF
- a CDS encoding HAD family hydrolase, giving the protein MMAEQPLVLSPQGHLKLIIFDCDGVLVDSEETCCRISAEEARRVGMNVPDKQAVKVFSGMALPGIQHMIEQETGAKLGAGWASMMQKRFVVAMKEGVEPVEGVYDMLNSIQKMGVPVRVASNSSQEEMDAKFSITNLEHFFKNRIHSARDMGIPKPKPDVYLKAAEEEGVSPAECLVLEDSDTGAQAAVDAGMACVMLRPEGNPIPKWNNILRINHLSQFAPLVQKALQQQGR